From one Treponema denticola genomic stretch:
- a CDS encoding ABC transporter permease has protein sequence MAKEEDKNFSEKDEVILSPTQQIRIKFKNNRLAMIGFYMFVTIVLLVVVTHFYTKFTGYDFAKTDPTIRNNPPSWAHPFGTDKYGRDTFMRVLEGGWISLQVGFLSTFMAITIGLTMGAIAGFFSGMVDNIIMRIIEILSSFPFLAIAYTISAIFREEAPEFRLYVIVIILGFLSWTGLARLIRGQILGLREQEFIVATRALGIKRRNQILRHLVPNVLPTVVVSATLTFAYSILNEAFLSFLNLSVTEPIPTWGALLSKAAENSTSLRTFWWIWVFPGTMLFLFIMSINLIGEGLRDSIDPKAEYTTKKQRKEARARRKEEKILAKQAKQAAKEAAV, from the coding sequence ATGGCTAAAGAAGAAGACAAAAATTTCAGTGAAAAAGACGAAGTTATTCTATCCCCTACACAGCAGATAAGAATTAAATTCAAAAATAACAGACTGGCTATGATAGGCTTTTATATGTTTGTTACAATAGTCCTCCTTGTTGTAGTAACTCATTTCTATACCAAATTCACAGGCTATGATTTTGCAAAAACCGATCCTACAATAAGAAATAATCCGCCTTCTTGGGCACACCCCTTCGGAACGGACAAATACGGACGGGACACCTTTATGAGGGTTCTCGAAGGAGGTTGGATTTCTTTACAGGTAGGCTTTTTATCTACATTTATGGCAATAACCATAGGCTTAACTATGGGTGCAATTGCTGGTTTCTTCAGCGGAATGGTGGATAATATCATTATGAGGATTATTGAAATACTTTCCTCATTCCCCTTCTTAGCGATTGCCTATACAATTTCTGCTATATTTAGGGAAGAAGCGCCTGAATTTAGGCTCTATGTAATAGTTATAATCCTAGGATTTTTAAGCTGGACAGGTTTAGCCCGATTGATAAGGGGACAAATCTTGGGTTTAAGAGAACAGGAATTTATTGTAGCTACAAGGGCTTTGGGTATAAAAAGACGGAACCAAATTTTACGCCATCTGGTACCCAATGTGTTGCCTACCGTTGTAGTATCTGCAACCCTCACTTTTGCATACTCAATTTTGAATGAAGCATTTTTATCATTCTTAAACCTATCAGTAACGGAACCTATCCCGACATGGGGAGCTCTTTTATCGAAGGCGGCCGAAAACAGCACCAGCCTTAGAACCTTTTGGTGGATTTGGGTATTTCCCGGAACAATGCTCTTTTTATTTATAATGAGTATAAACCTCATCGGTGAAGGGCTTAGGGATTCTATCGATCCGAAAGCCGAATATACCACCAAAAAACAAAGAAAAGAAGCAAGGGCAAGGCGAAAAGAAGAAAAAATCCTTGCAAAACAGGCTAAGCAAGCAGCAAAGGAGGCGGCTGTATGA
- a CDS encoding ABC transporter ATP-binding protein, translated as MKNPLLEVKNLHTYFFTNKGTVKAVQGVDFTIEAGKTLGIVGESGSGKSITAFSILNLLEYPGRIVQGEINFGGVNLVNLDKHEIRKIRGNDISMIFQEPMTSLNPVHRVGRQLSEPLILHQHMSKKEAWAAAIDLLREVKIPNPENVVYNYPFQLSGGMRQRVMIAMALACEPRLLIADEPTTALDVTIQAQIFKLMNDLKKKHNTAIMFITHDLGAIAELADDVAVMYTGEIVERAPVDVIFDRQTQFSHPYKEGLLESIPLLDEEVEYLAQIQGSVPHPLKLPKGCRFSTRCEYATDKCRNEKPELVEVEEGHLIRCFYPKSGGRHE; from the coding sequence ATGAAAAATCCTCTACTTGAAGTTAAAAATTTACATACATACTTTTTTACGAACAAGGGTACGGTAAAAGCCGTCCAAGGTGTAGATTTTACAATCGAAGCCGGTAAAACTTTGGGAATAGTAGGAGAATCAGGCTCAGGTAAGTCCATTACAGCCTTTAGTATTCTCAACCTTCTTGAATATCCGGGTAGAATTGTTCAAGGAGAAATAAATTTCGGCGGAGTAAACCTTGTAAACTTAGACAAACATGAAATAAGAAAGATCAGGGGTAACGATATATCAATGATATTCCAAGAGCCTATGACCTCTCTTAACCCCGTTCACAGGGTAGGAAGACAGCTGAGCGAGCCTTTAATTCTTCATCAGCACATGTCAAAAAAAGAAGCATGGGCTGCCGCTATCGACCTTTTGCGGGAAGTAAAAATCCCCAATCCGGAGAACGTAGTTTATAACTACCCCTTCCAGCTTTCGGGAGGAATGAGGCAGCGTGTAATGATAGCGATGGCCTTGGCTTGCGAGCCCCGTCTTTTGATAGCCGATGAGCCTACAACAGCCCTTGACGTTACAATACAGGCACAAATCTTTAAGTTGATGAACGATTTAAAGAAAAAGCACAACACGGCAATCATGTTTATCACCCACGACTTGGGCGCCATTGCAGAATTGGCCGATGACGTTGCCGTAATGTACACGGGAGAAATCGTTGAAAGAGCTCCCGTAGATGTTATCTTTGACCGCCAGACTCAATTTTCTCATCCTTATAAGGAAGGCTTGCTTGAATCAATCCCTCTCTTGGATGAAGAAGTAGAATATCTCGCTCAAATTCAAGGAAGTGTACCTCATCCTCTTAAACTTCCCAAGGGCTGTAGATTTTCGACAAGGTGCGAGTATGCAACCGACAAATGCCGAAACGAAAAGCCCGAATTGGTTGAAGTAGAAGAAGGACACTTAATCAGATGCTTTTATCCGAAATCAGGAGGTAGACATGAGTAA
- a CDS encoding ABC transporter ATP-binding protein → MSNILLETRGLKQYFPTGKTRNERKNLKRTANEAIDLYKKTFNAEAGINQLIDMHKSGKDLGKELTDLILDYETYSAMHGQNLCVIANDGIDLVIHEGETVGLVGESGCGKSTLGRTILKLYKPTAGEIFFEGENITNYTVPQMMPLRKKMQIIFQDPYSSLNPKMTVGQIIGEALLEHGMFNKKDPEYEKYVKEIMNTCGLADYMIYRYPHEFSGGQRQRIGIARALALKPKFIVCDEAVSALDVSIQSQIINLLNDLQKEFHLSYLFISHDLSVVKHISDRIGVMYLGNMVEFTDKREMYANPLHPYTKVLLSAIPETDLQKMRTKRRILLEGDIPSNIITPTGCKFHTRCPIAKDICKREVPQFKEEKPGHFVACHFSGAEL, encoded by the coding sequence ATGAGTAATATATTGTTGGAAACTCGGGGTCTTAAACAGTATTTTCCTACCGGCAAAACGCGGAATGAGAGAAAGAACCTCAAAAGAACAGCAAACGAAGCAATAGATCTTTACAAAAAAACATTCAATGCCGAAGCCGGCATAAATCAGCTTATTGATATGCATAAAAGCGGTAAGGACCTCGGCAAGGAGCTGACCGACCTAATTTTGGACTATGAAACCTATTCTGCCATGCATGGTCAAAACTTGTGCGTAATCGCCAACGACGGTATCGACCTCGTTATCCATGAAGGAGAAACCGTAGGCCTTGTAGGAGAATCCGGCTGCGGAAAGTCAACCTTAGGACGCACAATCCTAAAACTTTATAAGCCCACAGCAGGCGAAATCTTTTTTGAAGGTGAAAACATAACGAATTACACTGTACCTCAGATGATGCCCTTAAGAAAAAAGATGCAGATTATCTTCCAAGACCCCTACTCCTCTCTTAATCCTAAGATGACTGTAGGACAAATCATAGGCGAGGCCTTGCTTGAACATGGAATGTTCAATAAAAAAGACCCCGAGTATGAAAAGTATGTAAAGGAGATAATGAACACTTGCGGCTTGGCAGACTATATGATTTACAGATATCCTCATGAATTTTCAGGCGGTCAAAGGCAGCGCATAGGTATAGCACGTGCCCTCGCATTAAAACCCAAATTCATAGTATGCGATGAAGCCGTTTCAGCCTTGGACGTATCGATTCAGTCCCAGATCATAAACCTCCTCAATGACTTACAAAAAGAATTCCACCTATCCTATTTGTTTATTTCGCATGACCTTTCGGTTGTAAAGCACATAAGCGATAGAATCGGTGTTATGTATTTGGGAAATATGGTCGAATTTACCGATAAACGCGAAATGTATGCCAATCCTCTTCATCCTTATACAAAAGTCCTTCTTTCAGCCATTCCTGAAACGGACTTACAGAAGATGAGAACAAAGAGGCGAATCTTATTGGAAGGAGACATTCCGTCCAACATCATCACGCCCACAGGCTGTAAATTTCATACAAGATGCCCCATTGCAAAGGATATATGCAAACGCGAAGTTCCTCAATTTAAGGAAGAAAAACCGGGACATTTTGTTGCCTGCCACTTTAGCGGAGCGGAGCTGTAA
- the metG gene encoding methionine--tRNA ligase has translation MKRKLVTSALPYVNNFPHLGNLIQVLSADVFARFCRLKEYETLYICGTDEYGTATETKALEENKTPQDLCAFYHAIHAEIYNWFNIAFDYFGRTSTPQQTEITQGIFNDLDKNGYITEHTIEQLYCPSCKRFLADRYVLGTCPSCSYDGARGDQCEHCGKLLDPTDLKEPRCSSCGASPEVRSTTHLYINLPKIVPEYENWMPKTAEVGRWSNNALQMSKSWLRDGLQERAITRDLKWGIPVPKEGFEDKVFYVWFDAPIGYISITKCWADLAGKDWKAWWLDQNDVELFQFIGKDNIPFHTVIFPCSLIGSGKNWTKLFHMSGTEYLNYENGKFSKSKGVGVFGNDAKESGIPADMWRFYIFYNRPEKNDTQFTWKDFQERVNSELIGNLCNLVNRTATFVHRYYEGKIPQVDGAKSGREDIKSMVKSLREAASASFKKITELSDWAELRDSFHEAFALSSVANKAFQDGEPWKRRETDPEYAEALMAELCYLIKDILILIHPYMPQYADQAAGFFGQKIWSGNIFDGKAPQFNKPEGSFLSWKNLGEREGLKTVENPVIIFKTLDNKVIDAYRERYSGSQKDRKKSGESCAACKDGGSSKSDASSAKPEAKLPPAELFSKKIALKTAKIISVERHPDADKLYIEKLDDGSGEERTILSGLVPFLKEDEILGKTVIIADNLKPRKMRGIESKGMLLAASWYDEEEKEHVELLQAPWAAPGTPVILEGDADPSDHEAVKAFYAQKPAAIDADTFFAAPILIDDYIPKIEGKKLLAAGKEMKLEKVKTGEAG, from the coding sequence ATGAAACGAAAATTAGTAACCTCGGCTTTGCCCTATGTAAATAACTTTCCCCATTTGGGAAATTTAATTCAAGTATTATCCGCTGATGTATTTGCGCGCTTTTGCCGCTTAAAAGAATATGAAACCCTTTATATTTGCGGCACCGACGAATACGGTACCGCTACCGAAACAAAGGCTCTCGAAGAAAATAAGACACCTCAAGATCTATGTGCCTTTTATCATGCAATTCATGCTGAAATATACAATTGGTTTAATATTGCTTTCGACTATTTTGGAAGAACTTCTACACCGCAGCAGACCGAAATAACTCAGGGTATTTTTAATGACCTCGATAAAAACGGTTATATTACCGAGCACACTATAGAACAGCTTTACTGCCCATCCTGTAAGCGCTTTTTGGCCGACCGCTATGTATTGGGTACCTGTCCTTCATGTTCCTATGACGGAGCAAGGGGCGACCAGTGCGAGCATTGCGGAAAACTTTTAGATCCTACCGATTTAAAAGAACCCCGTTGTTCCTCTTGCGGGGCATCTCCCGAAGTTCGCTCTACAACCCATCTTTATATAAACCTTCCCAAAATCGTACCGGAATACGAAAACTGGATGCCTAAAACGGCAGAGGTGGGAAGGTGGTCAAACAATGCCCTTCAAATGTCAAAAAGCTGGCTTAGGGACGGCCTTCAAGAAAGGGCTATAACAAGGGACCTTAAATGGGGAATCCCCGTGCCCAAAGAAGGCTTTGAAGACAAGGTTTTTTATGTATGGTTTGACGCTCCAATCGGCTATATTTCGATAACAAAGTGCTGGGCAGACCTTGCCGGAAAGGATTGGAAGGCATGGTGGCTTGATCAAAATGATGTAGAGCTTTTTCAGTTTATCGGAAAAGATAATATTCCCTTCCATACGGTAATCTTCCCCTGTTCTCTCATAGGTTCCGGAAAAAACTGGACAAAACTCTTTCACATGTCCGGCACCGAGTACCTTAATTACGAGAACGGAAAATTCTCAAAGTCGAAAGGAGTGGGCGTTTTCGGGAATGATGCCAAAGAATCCGGTATCCCTGCCGATATGTGGAGGTTCTACATCTTTTATAACCGCCCCGAAAAGAACGACACCCAGTTTACATGGAAGGATTTTCAGGAGAGGGTCAACAGCGAGCTTATCGGAAACCTCTGCAATCTTGTAAACAGGACTGCCACTTTTGTTCACCGCTATTATGAGGGTAAAATACCTCAAGTTGACGGAGCAAAATCCGGTCGGGAGGATATAAAGAGCATGGTAAAATCTTTAAGGGAGGCCGCCTCTGCGAGCTTCAAAAAAATAACGGAGCTTTCCGACTGGGCCGAGCTTAGGGATTCCTTCCATGAAGCCTTTGCCCTCTCCTCAGTTGCAAACAAGGCCTTTCAAGATGGAGAGCCTTGGAAGAGGCGCGAAACCGATCCTGAATATGCCGAAGCCCTTATGGCTGAGCTTTGCTATCTTATAAAGGATATTTTAATTTTAATTCATCCTTACATGCCCCAATACGCCGATCAGGCCGCAGGCTTTTTCGGACAAAAGATTTGGTCGGGAAATATCTTTGACGGTAAGGCCCCTCAATTTAATAAACCGGAAGGTTCATTCCTTTCATGGAAAAATTTAGGTGAAAGGGAAGGGCTTAAAACGGTAGAAAACCCCGTAATCATCTTTAAGACCCTCGACAACAAGGTCATTGATGCCTATCGCGAACGCTATTCGGGAAGTCAAAAGGACAGAAAAAAATCGGGAGAGTCTTGTGCAGCTTGTAAGGACGGCGGTTCTTCAAAGTCCGATGCTTCTTCTGCAAAGCCGGAAGCTAAACTCCCTCCGGCCGAGCTTTTTTCAAAAAAGATTGCCTTAAAAACCGCCAAGATTATATCTGTCGAAAGGCATCCCGATGCCGATAAGCTCTATATCGAAAAGCTTGATGACGGCTCCGGCGAAGAAAGAACAATCCTTTCAGGTCTTGTACCCTTTTTGAAAGAAGACGAAATATTGGGAAAAACCGTCATAATTGCAGACAACCTAAAACCTCGGAAAATGCGCGGCATCGAATCGAAGGGTATGCTTTTGGCGGCAAGCTGGTACGATGAGGAAGAAAAAGAACATGTCGAGCTTCTTCAAGCCCCGTGGGCCGCTCCCGGAACGCCCGTAATCCTTGAAGGCGATGCCGATCCTTCCGACCATGAGGCCGTAAAAGCTTTTTACGCACAAAAACCGGCAGCGATAGACGCAGATACCTTCTTTGCCGCTCCCATATTGATAGACGATTATATTCCTAAAATTGAGGGCAAAAAGCTCTTGGCTGCCGGAAAAGAAATGAAGCTTGAAAAGGTAAAAACCGGAGAAGCGGGCTAG
- a CDS encoding XRE family transcriptional regulator — MKDAIKIMESKMNPESVKRAYIKAEQDIMAIRLAQLREGQNIKQSEMANFSQSSVSKIEKRKDLKISTLIDYLDSLGMGLEIITYPKYSDAEGTVLLRI; from the coding sequence ATGAAAGATGCTATTAAAATAATGGAAAGTAAAATGAATCCTGAATCAGTAAAAAGAGCTTATATAAAAGCTGAACAAGATATTATGGCAATAAGACTTGCGCAGCTTCGAGAAGGGCAAAATATAAAACAATCCGAGATGGCTAATTTTTCTCAATCTTCGGTATCAAAAATTGAAAAAAGAAAAGATTTGAAGATTTCTACATTAATCGATTATTTAGATTCCCTTGGAATGGGGCTGGAAATTATAACCTATCCAAAATATTCGGATGCAGAAGGTACCGTTTTACTGAGAATTTAG
- a CDS encoding type II toxin-antitoxin system RelE/ParE family toxin — MSPEYETWFDTLDDESKEAVLERVILLREFGPNLPRPYSDTLHGSKKYKNLKELRNKTEAHILRVAYYFDKKRNAYLLMGGDKKGKNQNKFYKDLIAESEKIIETHEREI, encoded by the coding sequence ATGTCTCCGGAATATGAAACTTGGTTTGATACTTTGGATGATGAAAGTAAAGAAGCTGTGTTGGAAAGAGTAATTCTGTTGAGAGAATTTGGACCGAATCTACCGCGTCCCTATTCTGATACTTTACATGGATCAAAAAAATACAAAAATCTTAAAGAATTACGAAATAAGACGGAAGCTCATATTTTAAGAGTAGCTTATTATTTTGATAAAAAAAGAAATGCTTATCTTCTTATGGGAGGAGATAAAAAAGGAAAAAATCAAAATAAATTTTATAAGGATTTAATTGCGGAATCCGAAAAAATTATTGAAACACATGAGAGGGAAATTTGA
- a CDS encoding ABC transporter ATP-binding protein → MRTEKGYNQKRHNKGLNRRAFLLLFKKAPLFFISVFGEKVFTSLLPFIGIFFSARIINELVLIYSGKGDLSKIKTLVLLSLILTAVCMFVSSLFKRWANYEGWSVDYKLQDIYVQKFLSMDFQDVESAKTNEIYTRMWQNTNYGGWGLEKILWIYPKCSTHLTSVITSLALSISLFSFKVQSPELAFLNNPLFIFVILFSIILLILIPAKLQTMSDSYWAIVSEDATEGNRVFSFFFRLFNEKNRAMDVRMYGQQRQGNIIRASSNIFVPGGKMSQYAKKEMGFFAFLSAFISTSLLIIIYGFVGLKALGGAFPAGNLMQYAASITALSSALTEIFTVAGEAKNNREFLKDVFDFLDIKNGMCMNNAPVNYQPLDKPLIEFKNVSFAYPDSEKTVLKNLNLTLRQGERLAVVGKNGSGKTTFVKLLCRLYDPVEGEILFNGKNIKEYDYKEYLNLFSVVFQDFKLLALPLAQNISGGEAYDKLKVLEVLKNTGLDLSKFKNAEETYLYKNFDDEGVNISGGEGQKIAIARALYKDAPLIILDEPTAALDPIAEAEIYSKFDGLVKNKTSLYISHRLSSCKFCSHILVFDEGCIVQEGSHEELLAEDGLYSKLWNAQAQYYQEES, encoded by the coding sequence ATGAGAACTGAAAAAGGATATAATCAAAAAAGACATAACAAGGGTTTGAATCGGCGGGCTTTTTTGCTTCTCTTTAAAAAGGCTCCTTTGTTTTTTATTTCCGTGTTTGGAGAAAAAGTTTTTACAAGCCTTTTGCCCTTTATAGGTATTTTCTTTTCGGCAAGGATTATAAACGAGCTTGTTTTAATTTATTCGGGGAAAGGAGATTTATCAAAAATCAAAACTTTGGTTTTACTCTCTCTTATTTTAACGGCTGTCTGCATGTTCGTTTCTTCCTTATTTAAAAGATGGGCAAACTATGAAGGTTGGAGCGTTGATTATAAACTGCAAGATATCTATGTTCAAAAATTTTTAAGCATGGACTTTCAAGATGTGGAATCCGCAAAAACAAATGAGATTTATACAAGGATGTGGCAAAATACAAATTACGGAGGCTGGGGCTTGGAAAAAATCCTATGGATATATCCAAAGTGTTCTACTCATCTTACCTCCGTTATTACTTCGCTCGCCTTGAGTATAAGCCTTTTTAGCTTTAAGGTTCAAAGTCCTGAATTGGCCTTTTTAAACAATCCTTTGTTTATCTTTGTAATTCTTTTTAGTATTATACTTTTAATCCTCATTCCTGCAAAGCTTCAAACAATGTCCGATTCCTACTGGGCAATTGTTTCGGAGGATGCCACAGAAGGAAACAGGGTGTTTAGTTTTTTCTTTAGACTCTTTAACGAAAAAAACCGAGCAATGGATGTGCGTATGTACGGCCAGCAAAGACAGGGTAATATAATAAGAGCTTCCAGTAATATTTTTGTACCGGGCGGAAAGATGTCACAGTATGCAAAAAAGGAGATGGGCTTTTTTGCCTTTTTATCGGCCTTTATTTCTACCTCTCTTTTAATAATCATTTACGGCTTTGTGGGACTAAAGGCTTTAGGAGGAGCTTTCCCCGCCGGAAACCTCATGCAATATGCGGCAAGCATCACAGCCCTTTCTTCTGCCCTCACCGAAATATTTACGGTTGCAGGGGAGGCAAAAAACAATAGGGAATTTTTAAAGGATGTGTTTGACTTCTTGGATATAAAAAACGGAATGTGTATGAACAATGCTCCGGTCAATTATCAACCGCTTGATAAGCCTCTTATAGAATTTAAAAACGTTTCCTTTGCTTATCCCGATTCCGAAAAGACCGTTTTAAAGAATTTAAACCTTACTTTAAGGCAGGGCGAGCGGCTTGCCGTAGTCGGTAAAAACGGGAGCGGTAAGACTACATTTGTAAAACTCCTCTGCCGCCTCTATGACCCGGTAGAAGGCGAAATTCTTTTTAACGGAAAAAATATAAAAGAATATGACTATAAAGAATACCTAAATCTTTTTTCCGTAGTCTTTCAAGATTTTAAACTACTTGCTCTCCCCCTTGCCCAAAACATTTCGGGCGGAGAGGCTTACGATAAACTCAAGGTCTTGGAAGTTTTAAAAAATACCGGCCTCGATCTTTCTAAGTTTAAAAATGCGGAGGAAACTTATCTTTATAAAAACTTCGATGATGAAGGCGTAAACATTTCAGGCGGGGAGGGGCAAAAGATTGCAATAGCCCGAGCCCTTTATAAAGATGCTCCCCTCATAATCTTGGACGAACCTACCGCCGCCCTCGACCCCATTGCAGAAGCCGAAATCTATTCCAAATTCGACGGCCTTGTAAAAAACAAAACCTCCCTGTATATTTCGCACCGCCTTTCTTCCTGTAAGTTTTGTTCCCATATTTTGGTCTTTGACGAAGGCTGCATAGTTCAAGAAGGCAGCCACGAAGAACTTTTAGCGGAAGACGGCCTTTACAGTAAATTGTGGAACGCCCAAGCACAGTATTATCAAGAGGAATCTTGA
- a CDS encoding ABC transporter ATP-binding protein translates to MEKEEKKEEPIKYGILSNVWFMLKTSFRTYKSVPVLILLESLLYVGDNLISIFFAPAVLSLIQSNAPIKNLLITIFAFAFSLMLLRGLLSYLRTNHLFGRIGVRSELIFMIGSKAMNTSYNNLDNKDFEAKKNKAMDVTDANWESTEAIWTTLQELLQYLLCFIIYLVILASLNLNIILITLLTTCVSFFITNSVSSWMYKRRDEENKHVNHLRYITQTGKNKQLAKDIRLFGMEAWLKELYEKHLRLYSNFHLKGEKRYFFADLADLVLTFLRNGLIYYWLISLVLQKNISVPQFILYFAAAGTFTQWVSGILNRFSVLHKQSLDISRLREFFEFKEDYLFEKGEKVPLQKENLIELKDVSLLYSEGGTPVLDRFNLTLKPKEKLAIVGLNGAGKTSLVKLITGLYDPTQGEVLFNGKNIKEFNRSEYYKCFSAVFQEFSILPTSIAVNIAQAREGINKERIEEVLKLSGLYDKVQTLPQKEETRLCKDIFFDAVEFSGGETQKLLLARALYNDRPFLILDEPTAALDPIAEHELYTKYNDLSKDKTSIFISHRLASTRFCDRIIFIKDGKIIEEGTHDSLLKKGGEYAHLFEVQSKYYKEEQDKELPEGLGEI, encoded by the coding sequence ATGGAAAAAGAGGAAAAAAAAGAAGAACCTATAAAATACGGCATTTTAAGCAATGTTTGGTTTATGCTTAAAACATCTTTTAGGACTTATAAGTCGGTGCCTGTTTTGATTTTACTGGAATCTCTTTTATATGTTGGAGATAATTTAATTTCGATATTTTTTGCGCCTGCGGTTTTGAGCCTTATTCAAAGCAATGCTCCCATTAAAAATCTTTTAATAACTATTTTTGCCTTTGCTTTTTCTTTAATGCTTTTACGCGGACTCCTCTCTTATCTGCGAACGAACCATCTATTCGGGCGGATTGGAGTTAGGAGTGAACTTATTTTTATGATAGGCAGTAAGGCGATGAACACTTCCTATAATAACTTGGATAATAAGGATTTTGAAGCAAAGAAAAATAAGGCGATGGATGTTACCGATGCTAACTGGGAATCAACCGAAGCTATTTGGACTACCTTGCAGGAACTTCTCCAATATCTTCTTTGCTTTATCATCTATCTTGTTATCCTTGCTTCCTTAAACCTTAATATAATTTTAATTACCCTTTTGACAACTTGTGTGAGCTTTTTTATCACCAACAGTGTAAGCTCTTGGATGTATAAGAGGCGTGATGAAGAAAATAAGCATGTAAATCATTTACGCTACATAACCCAAACAGGAAAAAATAAGCAGCTTGCAAAGGATATCCGCCTTTTCGGAATGGAGGCTTGGCTTAAAGAATTATATGAAAAGCATTTAAGGCTTTACAGCAATTTTCACCTCAAAGGAGAAAAGCGTTATTTTTTTGCCGACCTTGCAGACCTTGTTTTAACATTTTTGCGGAACGGTCTTATTTATTATTGGCTGATAAGTCTTGTCTTACAAAAAAATATAAGCGTTCCCCAATTTATTCTTTATTTTGCCGCAGCGGGAACTTTTACTCAATGGGTAAGCGGTATTTTAAATCGGTTTTCCGTTTTGCATAAGCAAAGTCTGGATATTTCACGCCTTAGAGAATTTTTTGAATTTAAAGAAGATTATCTATTTGAAAAAGGGGAAAAAGTTCCTCTACAAAAAGAAAACCTCATCGAGCTAAAAGATGTAAGCCTTTTATATTCGGAAGGCGGAACTCCTGTTTTGGATAGGTTCAATTTGACTTTGAAGCCCAAAGAAAAGCTTGCCATTGTCGGCTTAAACGGAGCAGGAAAAACAAGCCTTGTAAAATTGATTACCGGGCTTTATGATCCTACTCAAGGAGAGGTTTTGTTTAACGGAAAAAATATAAAAGAATTTAACCGAAGCGAATACTATAAGTGCTTTAGTGCGGTCTTTCAGGAGTTTTCTATTTTGCCTACCAGTATTGCTGTAAACATTGCACAAGCCCGCGAGGGTATTAACAAGGAGAGGATTGAAGAGGTGCTAAAGCTTTCGGGCCTTTACGATAAGGTTCAAACTCTTCCCCAAAAAGAAGAAACCCGTCTTTGTAAGGATATCTTCTTTGATGCCGTAGAATTTTCGGGCGGCGAAACTCAAAAGCTCTTACTTGCAAGGGCTCTTTACAATGACAGGCCCTTTTTAATATTGGATGAACCGACGGCAGCCTTGGACCCTATCGCTGAACATGAGCTTTATACTAAGTATAACGATTTATCGAAAGACAAAACTTCTATTTTTATTTCGCACAGGCTTGCTTCCACCCGCTTTTGTGACAGGATTATTTTTATAAAAGACGGAAAAATAATCGAAGAAGGCACTCATGATTCTCTTTTAAAAAAGGGCGGTGAGTACGCTCATCTTTTTGAAGTACAAAGCAAGTATTATAAGGAAGAACAGGATAAAGAATTGCCTGAAGGTTTAGGGGAAATCTGA
- the mazG gene encoding nucleoside triphosphate pyrophosphohydrolase, giving the protein MENSQLIESFEALFNVIKRLRGPGGCPWDIAQTPMSMRKSLLEEAYEAADAIEEHHSTGQNAEHVKEELGDILLNVLMISYMYEQEGLFSTADIMKNLTEKLIRRHPHVFGETEGYEGPESDKKASTPESVLNQWENIKEKIERPKAESILDSIPKNFPPMLRALKISKKAAKAGFEWTEIGGLIKKMEEETAEFAEAVKSGSEAAMEDEIGDVFLVAVNAARFLKIDPEMALMHANKKFERRFRFVEAEMKKNGLELLAENWEKMEEFWNEAKLKEKAKN; this is encoded by the coding sequence ATGGAAAATTCGCAACTGATTGAGAGCTTTGAAGCTCTTTTTAATGTAATTAAAAGATTAAGGGGGCCGGGAGGCTGTCCATGGGATATAGCTCAAACCCCTATGAGTATGCGCAAGTCCCTTTTGGAAGAAGCCTATGAGGCAGCTGACGCAATAGAAGAACACCATAGTACCGGACAAAACGCCGAGCATGTAAAAGAAGAACTCGGCGATATTCTTTTAAACGTACTTATGATTTCGTATATGTACGAACAAGAAGGTCTTTTTTCAACTGCCGATATTATGAAAAATCTTACCGAAAAACTGATAAGAAGGCATCCTCATGTTTTCGGGGAAACGGAAGGCTATGAAGGGCCTGAAAGCGATAAAAAGGCTTCGACTCCGGAATCCGTTTTAAACCAATGGGAAAACATAAAAGAAAAAATAGAAAGACCTAAGGCCGAATCAATTTTGGATTCAATTCCTAAAAATTTTCCGCCGATGCTGAGGGCCTTAAAGATTTCAAAAAAGGCAGCAAAGGCAGGTTTTGAATGGACTGAAATCGGCGGCCTTATCAAAAAGATGGAAGAAGAAACGGCCGAATTTGCCGAAGCCGTTAAATCCGGCTCTGAAGCAGCTATGGAAGACGAGATAGGAGATGTATTCCTTGTTGCTGTCAATGCCGCCCGTTTTTTAAAGATAGATCCCGAAATGGCTTTGATGCATGCAAACAAAAAATTTGAAAGACGGTTCCGGTTTGTTGAGGCCGAAATGAAAAAAAACGGCCTTGAGCTTTTAGCTGAAAATTGGGAAAAGATGGAAGAATTCTGGAATGAGGCAAAACTTAAAGAAAAGGCTAAAAATTAG